From the genome of Candidatus Deferrimicrobium sp.:
GGCGCTGATCACCGGGGCGTTCGCGGAAAGGTTCCGTTCGACCACCGCGGGCACCATCTCGTCGTTCACTGCCGCCTCGATCTTGACTTTGGGGATGAAGTCGACCACGTATTCCGCACCGCGGTAAACCTCCGTGTGGCCCTTCTGGCGTCCAAACCCCTTCACCTCG
Proteins encoded in this window:
- a CDS encoding P-II family nitrogen regulator: EVKGFGRQKGHTEVYRGAEYVVDFIPKVKIEAAVNDEMVPAVVERNLSANAPVISAGVMTANIIW